agagggaagagaaaaagaaagagagacgtgagaatgacagagaaaggcaaggcaagaaagaaagaaagaaagaggaagtatatcaaaaaatgaatgaaaagtaagaaagaaagaaaaatacaaatggGGCGAAATTGAAAGTGAGAGaagaaatgaaagagaaaaagaatgtgattagttaaaaagaaatgaaaagaaatgaaaagaaagtgtgtgcatgtttgcgtgtgtgtgtgtgtgtgtgtgtgtgtgtgtgtgtgcgctcaccGTATGGGGTGATCTCCACAGGTTTTTGGTCGCTCCATCACTGAGACCCACTTGTCGTCGTAGCTGAACAGTGAGAGGTCGAGGTACGGGCTGCTGCTGTACGACTGAGCGCTGATGGGCAGCTGACCGAGTAAACGCCGCACCGCCTCCGTGTGACCGCCGTACTTCGCATTCACTATAGTGTCCttaaacctacacacacacacacacacacacacacacacacacacacacacaagttatattgacagtagaggtgatggaGGAGGTGTTGGAGGAGGTGAGGGTGCAGATCAGTGGTCACCACCCCTGTTCCTgcagatctaccttcctgaaaaCTCTATCTCCAACCATAATGGTGCCCACCTGAGCATCTAATCATCGCCTTAAAAAGTTCCTGATCAACTAAGACAGGGTGTTAGATTTGTTTTGTGTtagatgaaacctgcagaaaCGCAGATTTCAAGGAAgaaggttggtgaccactggtggagatgatggtggaggtgatgagagtgttggtgatgatgtaatgatggCGGAAATGACGATGTAGAAGATGGTGGAGGTTATAAGGatggaggtgatggtgtagatggtggtgcaggtgatggtgtagatggtcatggagatgatggtgtagatggtggtggaggtgatggtgtagatggtggtgcaggtgatggtgtagatggtcatggagatgatggtgtagatggtggtggaggtgatggtgtagatggtggtgcaggtgatggtgtagatggtcatggaggtgatggtgtagatggtcaTGGAGGTTATGGAGTAGATGGTCatggaggtgatggtgtaggtgatggtgtagatggtggtgcaggtgatggtgtagatggtcatggaggtgatggtgtaggtgatggtgtagatggtggtgcaggtgatggtgtagatggtcatggaggtgatggtgatggtgtagatggtcatggaggtgatggtgtaggtgatggtgtagatggtggtgcaggtgatggtgtagatggtcatggaggtgatggtgtagatggtggtgcaggtgatggtgtagatgcTGGTGcaggtgatggtgtagatggtcatggaggtgatggtgtagatggtgttgcaggtgatggtgtagatggtgttgcaggtgatggtgtagatggtgttgcaggtgatggtgtagatggccatggaggtgatggtgtagatggtggtgcaggtgatggtgtagatggtgtgaaggtgatggtgtagatggtggtggaggtgatggtgtagatggtgttgcaggtgatggtgtagatggtgttgcaggtgatggtgtagatggtcaTGGGGGTGATGGTGtaggtgatggtgtagatggtggtggaggtgatggtgtaggtgatggtgtagatggtcaTGGAGGTTATGGAGTAGATGGTCatggaggtgatggtgtaggtgatggtgtagatggtggtgcaggtgatggtgtagatggtcatggaggtgatggtgtagatggtggtgcaggtgatggtgtagatggtcatggagatgatggtgtagatggtggtggaggtgatggtgtagatggtggtgcaggtgatggtgtagatggtcatggagatgatggtgtagatggtggtggaggtgatggtgtagatggtggtgcaggtgatggtgtagatggtcatggaggtgatggtgtagatggtcaTGGAGGTTATGGAGTAGATGGTCatggaggtgatggtgtaggtgatggtgtagatggtggtgcaggtgatggtgtagatggtcatggaggtgatggtgtaggtgatggtgtagatggtggtgcaggtgatggtgtagatggtcatggaggtgatggtgatggtgtagatggtcatggaggtgatggtgtaggtgatggtgtagatggtggtgcaggtgatggtgtagatggtcatggaggtgatggtgtagatggtggtgcaggtgatggtgtagatgcTGGTGcaggtgatggtgtagatggtcatggaggtgatggtgtagatggtgttgcaggtgatggtgtagatggtgttgcaggtgatggtgtagatggtgttgcaggtgatggtgtagatggccatggaggtgatggtgtagatggtggtgcaggtgatggtgtagatggtgtgaaggtgatggtgtagatggtggtggaggtgatggtgtagatggtgtgaaggtgatggtgtagatggtcatggaggtgatggtgtaggtgatggtgtagatggtggtgcaggtgatggtgtagatggtcatggaggtgatggtgtagatggtggtggaggtgatggtgtagatggtgttgcaggtgatggtgtagatggtgttgcaggtgatggtgtagatggtcaTGGGGGTGATGGTGtaggtgatggtgtagatggtggtggaggtgatggtgtaggtgatggtgtagatggtcaTGGAGGTTATGGAGTAGATGGTCatggaggtgatggtgtaggtgatggtgtagatggtggtgcaggtgatggtgtagatggtcatggaggtgatggtgtagatggtggtgcaggtgatggtgtagatggtcatggaggtgatggtgtagatggtggtggaggtgatggtgtagatggtgttgcaggtgatggtgtagatggtcatggaggtgatggtgtagatggtggtgcaggtgatggtgtagatggtcatggaggtgatggtgtagatggtgtgaaggtgatggtgtagatggtggtggaggtgatggtgtagatggtcatggaggtgatggtgtaggtgatggtgtagatggtggtgcaggtgatggtgtagatggtcatggaggtgatggtgtaggtgatggtgtagatggtcatggaggtgatggtgtaggtgatggtgtagatggtggtggaggtgatgtAGATGGTCATGGAGGTTATGGAGTAGATGGTCatggaggtgatggtgtaggtgatggtgtagatggtggtGCAgttgatggtgtagatggtcatggaggtgatggtgtagatggtggtggaggtgatggtgtagatggtcatggaggtgatggtgtaggtgatgtagatggtggtgcaggtgatggtgtagatggtcatggaggtgatggtgtagGTGATGATGTAGATGGTGGTGCAGGTGATGTGtaggtgatggtgtagatggtggtgcaggtgatggtgtagatggtcatggaggtgatggtgtagatggtggtGGAGATGATGGTGTACATGGTCatggaggtgatggtgtagatggtggtggaggtgatggtgtagatggtcaTGGAGGTGATGGAGTAGGTGATGATGTAGATGGTGGTGCAGGTGATGTGtaggtgatggtgtagatggtggtgcaggtgatggtgtagatggtcatggaggtgatggtgtagatggtggtGGAGATGATGGTGTACATGGTCatggaggtgatggtgtagatggtggtGGAGATGATGGAGCACCTGCGCTGCACCTGCCGGGCGTAGTTGTTGCTGGAGGCCGAGCAGGGGAACTGTACAGCCTCACTGTGCAGCGTAGCGTTACGGAACAGATCACAGAAATTCTCAAACAGCTCCAGCAGCTGATCCGACGTGTTCTCAAACACCGCTATTACCTCCGTGCTCACCATGTTATACACCACGAAGAAAGACggctgagagacagacagagggagagacagacagagggagagacagacagacagacagacagacagacagacacagacgtATAAATCaatactgattttaaaaaatcattatttgaCTATTCTCCTCAAGCAGCACgtcctgtagtgtgtgtgtgtttaattcccgtgtgtgtgtgtgtgtgtgtgtgtgtgtgtgtgtgaaggggttATTATGGGATGCGAGTGCGGTACCTGTGAGGGGTCAGTGACGCGCAGGGTCACCACGTCCTCGCTGGTGTATTTGATCAGCAGGTGGTTCTCGTCCAGCAGCTGCATCTTCCACATGCGCAGCTGCCGCAGCTGGTCGAAGAACTGGAAGAAGCGGCGTTTGGCGGTGGCGCTGCCGTCTCGCTCGGCTCGTCTCCACAGGAACACCAGCAGCCGGTGCTTCAGGGAGCTGATGCTCTTCTCCTTATAGAGCCGCGAGAACCCGGCCGGCCCCTCCGCCTGCGCCTCCGAGTACACGGCCGACAGCGTCAACAGATCGTCCTCGTAACAGAACCGCCCGATCGTACGCACGTCCAGGAACGTCCCCTCCGCcgtcacctacacacacacacacacacacacacattaatacacactaaaATAAATACTCATATTATATTAGAAAAGCAGGGACGATAACATGGTTATAATCACACAAGCCTAGTGAAACATTTAGACGAATTAGAATAATGTAGTATAAATGTtcaaatatatcataaatattatataataaaactcATTTTATCACGTTTACACAGAGCAGGGTcacaataaatatatgaaataaataccTCTGTACGGCgagcaaaataattaaaaacacaatagTAAAAAATcgaattacaaataaaaatgttaacaaCCCTgttagaaaaataaagaaattaatctgtTCTGGCATAAGAATATTACCTAAATCTGATCCATGtataatatacacattatataaaaaaatcctaaatatttactttagatatttataattataataataaaaaaaatgtgttaggATGACAAAGTAAATActatataatacataaataatatgataaaataaaaaaaaatagataattCTCTCCAAAACTGTTCACTGAAATtattccaaataaaataaatattgtatgtatgaataaataaataaatcagtaaatgtGGCAGGTATGTAGCTCTTCTCATTATTAATATTCACTATTGTTAAATGCTAACTTTATTAGTTATCCAAgcaaaggaggtgtggcctatgtgcctGTCACTCTGACTGAgcgagaaagtgagagagagagtgagagggtgggagtgagggagggtgagagagggtgagagtgagggggggagcaagagagagagtgagagagagtgagagagagagagaaagagagaaagggagagagagtgagagagagggagagagagtgagagagagagaaagagtgagaaagagggagagagggtgagagagaggtagagagtgagagggagagagagagagaaagagtgagagagaggaagagagggtgacagagaggtagagagtgagtggagagagagagacagggagagaaagagaaagagtgagagagagggagagagagagagagagtgagagagagagagagagagagacagggagagaaagagaaagagtgagagagagagagtgagagagagagagagagaggtgcacTCACCTGAAAGACGTGGATGGTCTGCTGCTGGACGGAGAGGACAGCGAGAATGTTCCTGTACAGGTAAAGTCCCTGATTATGCGACAGAATGATTTTATCACATTTAAAGGCACGCGTGTCACAGAGGCGTCCCGTGTGAAGGTCGACAATGTGGAGTGAGTAGTCCTCGAGCGGCGAGCGCGGGTTTGGAGTCACCGCCTCGTTGTTGCGATAAACCTCGAAAAAGTGCGGCTGGGGCTCATCGGGCAGGTACGCCGCCGAGCCCACGATCACGTAGCGCCCGTCGTCCGTGAACAAGCTGCACTCACGGTTCAGATGCTCGCCGTTGGACGCCACGCTGGTCACGTGAAGCAGCGAGAAAAAGCGCGAGAACAGACGGGCTCGCACGCTCTCGCTCAGAACCTCGCCGTCTCGGCCCTCGTCGTGGTCCTGGAGCAGATCTTCGGCCGCCTGGCAGCCCCGGAACTCGTAGATCTCCAGCGAGGTCTGGTCCGACGAGAACGCGACAAAGCAGCGGCCGTCCGGAGAGAACTTCCGCAGGAAACACGGAGGCTTCTCGACGTTCACGGCGGTGAAGTTGGGGAAGAGGTTCTGGTGGAAACAGCGAACACGGTACCAGTGAGCACCGGCTCGGCCGGAGCTGATGCGCCGCAGCTCCAGTCTGTGCACGACGTTCTGGTTCTGAATGCGGCGCGGCTTCAGGGTCGGGAACTCGTCTTCTGAAGACGCCATCGGAGAACGCCTAGCGCTCCAGACAGAACTGAAATTCAAGAAAATGTAAACATCACAAAAATGAGTGAATCATTTGAATCAACTC
The window above is part of the Ictalurus punctatus breed USDA103 chromosome 8, Coco_2.0, whole genome shotgun sequence genome. Proteins encoded here:
- the det1 gene encoding DET1 homolog, producing the protein MASSEDEFPTLKPRRIQNQNVVHRLELRRISSGRAGAHWYRVRCFHQNLFPNFTAVNVEKPPCFLRKFSPDGRCFVAFSSDQTSLEIYEFRGCQAAEDLLQDHDEGRDGEVLSESVRARLFSRFFSLLHVTSVASNGEHLNRECSLFTDDGRYVIVGSAAYLPDEPQPHFFEVYRNNEAVTPNPRSPLEDYSLHIVDLHTGRLCDTRAFKCDKIILSHNQGLYLYRNILAVLSVQQQTIHVFQVTAEGTFLDVRTIGRFCYEDDLLTLSAVYSEAQAEGPAGFSRLYKEKSISSLKHRLLVFLWRRAERDGSATAKRRFFQFFDQLRQLRMWKMQLLDENHLLIKYTSEDVVTLRVTDPSQPSFFVVYNMVSTEVIAVFENTSDQLLELFENFCDLFRNATLHSEAVQFPCSASSNNYARQVQRRFKDTIVNAKYGGHTEAVRRLLGQLPISAQSYSSSPYLDLSLFSYDDKWVSVMERPKTCGDHPIRFYARDSGLLKFKIQAGLLGRPINHAVRRLVAFTFHPFEPFAISVQRTNAEYVVNFHMRHSSS